One window from the genome of Paracoccus zhejiangensis encodes:
- a CDS encoding CaiB/BaiF CoA transferase family protein gives MKPLAGIRVLDLTNVLAGPFCCHQLVHLGAEVIKVEAVGTGDLARNLGADPDLNRAGMGVSFLAQNAGKKSVTVNLKHDDGKALLRRLVETADVLVENFRPGVMDRLGVGYEALKAVNPRLVYCAISGFGQEGPWRDRPAYDQIIQGASGIMSITGDPDSAPLRVGYPLADTIGGLTAAMAITAALNAPERGGMIDVSMLEAVVATMGWVVSNYLVAGVIPTANGNENMTSAPSGAFQAQDGLLNIAANKDEQWQALARHLGREDLLTAPDYATRELRKANRFALKAALETVLTRRRAEDWAEELNAIGVPAGAVLTVPQVLASPQIADRGMLGHFPDAPGVGRDLSLVRTGFKLNGAAPAVETPPPMLGADNAAIYGALGLDADDLRRLAAAGTI, from the coding sequence ATGAAACCCCTCGCGGGCATCCGGGTGCTGGATCTGACCAATGTGCTGGCCGGGCCCTTCTGCTGCCATCAGCTGGTGCATCTGGGCGCCGAGGTGATCAAGGTCGAGGCCGTGGGCACAGGCGATCTGGCCCGCAATCTTGGCGCCGATCCTGACCTCAACCGGGCGGGCATGGGGGTGTCCTTCCTTGCACAGAATGCCGGCAAGAAATCGGTGACGGTCAACCTGAAACATGATGACGGCAAGGCGCTGCTGCGGCGGCTTGTGGAAACGGCCGATGTTCTGGTCGAGAACTTCCGCCCCGGCGTGATGGACCGGCTTGGCGTCGGCTACGAGGCGCTGAAAGCGGTCAATCCGCGCCTGGTCTACTGCGCCATCTCGGGCTTCGGGCAGGAGGGGCCATGGCGGGATCGTCCCGCCTATGACCAGATCATCCAGGGCGCATCGGGCATCATGTCGATCACGGGCGACCCGGACAGCGCGCCCTTGCGCGTCGGCTATCCGCTGGCCGATACCATCGGCGGGCTGACCGCCGCCATGGCCATCACCGCCGCGCTGAACGCGCCGGAACGCGGCGGTATGATCGACGTGTCGATGCTCGAGGCGGTGGTGGCGACCATGGGCTGGGTGGTCTCGAATTACCTGGTCGCGGGCGTGATCCCGACCGCCAATGGCAACGAGAACATGACCTCGGCCCCGTCGGGTGCGTTCCAGGCGCAGGACGGGCTGCTGAACATCGCCGCCAACAAGGACGAGCAATGGCAGGCGCTTGCCCGGCATCTCGGGCGCGAGGACCTGCTGACCGCGCCCGATTACGCCACGCGGGAATTGCGCAAGGCCAACCGCTTTGCGCTGAAGGCCGCGCTTGAAACCGTGCTGACGCGCCGCCGCGCCGAGGATTGGGCCGAGGAGTTGAACGCCATCGGCGTGCCTGCCGGGGCCGTTCTCACCGTGCCACAGGTGCTGGCCTCGCCGCAGATCGCGGATCGCGGGATGCTCGGCCATTTCCCCGACGCGCCGGGGGTGGGCCGCGACCTGTCGCTGGTGCGAACCGGGTTCAAGCTGAACGGCGCCGCCCCCGCCGTCGAGACGCCGCCGCCAATGCTCGGGGCCGACAATGCCGCGATCTATGGCGCGCTGGGGCTGGACGCAGACGACCTGCGCCGCCTTGCCGCTGCCGGAACCATCTAA
- a CDS encoding CitMHS family transporter: MLTFAGFLMIIVFLALIMTRRLSALVALALVPFVFGLVLDPAGLGTMMLEGLTKLAPTGAMLMFGILFFSIMTDAGLFDPLITRVIRIAKGDPLKILVGTAVVGTAVALDGDGATTYVICVTALLPIYKVVGIRPQYMATVLLLSIGIMNILPWGGPTARAASAMHVEVADVFVPLIPAMMLGFAYQLAVAAIFGLRERRRLGVISEDAVAHLITDLENPPDYRRPRLFWVNLGLTLGLLVCLILGLLPLPILFILATAVAMAINYPTLSEQKARLEAHSYNVVSVIGLIFAAGIFTGILAGTGMLDAMSAGLLAIMPDAIGPYMAPATALFSAVATYAVTNDAFYFGMLPILAHTAEAYGISGVEMARASLIGQPVHLLSPLVASTYLLVNLVGVEYGDNQRASILWVVGLVLAMLAGAILFGTIPLRGVL, encoded by the coding sequence ATGCTGACATTCGCAGGTTTCTTGATGATCATCGTCTTTCTGGCGCTGATCATGACACGCAGACTTTCCGCCCTCGTGGCGCTGGCGCTGGTGCCCTTTGTCTTCGGGCTGGTGCTGGACCCGGCGGGTCTGGGCACGATGATGCTGGAGGGGCTGACCAAGCTGGCGCCCACCGGCGCGATGCTGATGTTCGGCATCCTGTTCTTTTCGATCATGACCGATGCGGGCCTGTTCGACCCGCTCATCACCCGGGTGATCCGCATCGCCAAGGGCGACCCGCTGAAGATCCTCGTGGGCACGGCGGTGGTCGGCACGGCGGTCGCGCTGGATGGCGACGGGGCCACGACCTACGTGATCTGCGTCACGGCGCTGTTGCCGATCTACAAGGTCGTCGGCATCCGGCCGCAATACATGGCGACGGTGCTGTTGCTCAGCATCGGGATCATGAACATCCTGCCCTGGGGCGGGCCGACCGCGCGGGCGGCATCAGCCATGCATGTCGAGGTCGCGGACGTGTTCGTGCCGCTGATCCCGGCGATGATGCTGGGCTTTGCCTATCAACTGGCCGTCGCCGCGATCTTTGGCCTGCGCGAACGCCGCCGGCTCGGGGTAATTTCCGAGGATGCCGTGGCGCATCTGATCACCGACCTGGAAAACCCGCCGGACTATCGCCGGCCCCGGCTGTTCTGGGTCAACCTCGGCCTGACGCTTGGTCTGCTCGTCTGCCTGATCCTCGGCCTTCTGCCGCTGCCCATCCTGTTCATCCTTGCGACGGCTGTGGCAATGGCAATCAACTACCCAACGCTCTCCGAGCAGAAGGCCCGGCTGGAAGCGCATTCCTACAATGTGGTCTCGGTCATCGGGCTGATCTTCGCCGCCGGCATCTTCACCGGCATCCTCGCAGGCACCGGCATGCTGGATGCCATGTCGGCGGGCCTGCTGGCGATCATGCCGGATGCGATCGGCCCCTATATGGCACCGGCCACCGCACTGTTCAGCGCCGTCGCCACCTATGCCGTCACCAATGATGCCTTCTACTTCGGGATGCTGCCCATCCTCGCCCATACCGCCGAGGCCTATGGCATCTCGGGCGTCGAGATGGCGCGGGCGTCGCTGATCGGGCAGCCGGTGCATCTGCTGAGCCCGCTGGTCGCCTCGACCTATCTTCTGGTGAACCTCGTCGGCGTGGAATACGGCGACAACCAGCGCGCCTCGATCCTCTGGGTGGTCGGGCTGGTGCTGGCCATGCTGGCCGGTGCGATCCTGTTCGGCACCATTCCGCTGCGGGGTGTGCTGTGA
- a CDS encoding LysR family transcriptional regulator, translating into MDVRDLSYLQAIIRTGSVTAAADEVGRTAPAITKAIRRLEQETGTALFRRAGRGIEPTEAALFLTRRTQGMTEQLQIIRRQLTEISRGQHGHIRLGVAATMAAIFLPGFLSDLSVRHPNISVSVINGMNDVLRAALREGEIDIALGVIDRPDEGGIETLVITEDQVRIAASLRHRLQGRPLAAADLSGESWLLPARGVAMRQWLDAAFTASGLPAPIAQIETNSIAVLEDLIAGSDHLSFVSGLKMRLPHVASRIGPLRIEGFTMRRQIGATWLQGAEDQPTVALVIERLRAGSSVIRDGAAPA; encoded by the coding sequence ATGGATGTGCGCGACCTTTCCTACCTGCAGGCGATCATCCGGACCGGCAGCGTGACCGCCGCCGCCGACGAGGTTGGCCGCACCGCCCCGGCCATCACAAAGGCCATCCGGCGGCTGGAGCAGGAGACCGGCACAGCCCTGTTCCGCCGCGCCGGTCGCGGGATCGAACCGACCGAGGCTGCGCTGTTCCTGACCCGGCGCACGCAGGGCATGACCGAACAGTTGCAGATCATCCGGCGGCAATTGACCGAGATTTCTCGCGGCCAGCATGGCCATATCCGCCTCGGCGTGGCGGCGACCATGGCAGCGATCTTTCTGCCCGGCTTCCTGAGTGATCTATCGGTGCGCCACCCCAATATCTCGGTCTCGGTCATCAATGGCATGAACGACGTGCTGCGCGCCGCGCTGCGCGAGGGCGAGATCGATATTGCGCTTGGTGTCATCGACCGCCCGGACGAGGGAGGCATCGAAACACTTGTCATTACCGAGGATCAGGTCAGGATCGCCGCCTCGCTGCGCCACCGCCTGCAGGGCCGGCCGCTCGCCGCCGCGGACCTATCCGGCGAAAGCTGGCTGCTGCCCGCGCGCGGTGTCGCCATGCGCCAATGGCTTGACGCGGCCTTTACCGCGAGTGGCCTGCCCGCGCCGATTGCCCAGATCGAAACCAACTCCATTGCCGTCCTGGAGGACCTGATCGCCGGCAGCGATCACCTGAGTTTCGTCTCGGGGTTGAAGATGCGCCTGCCCCATGTCGCCTCGCGCATCGGCCCGCTGCGGATCGAGGGCTTCACCATGCGCCGCCAGATCGGCGCCACCTGGCTGCAGGGCGCCGAGGACCAACCGACCGTGGCGCTGGTGATCGAGCGGCTGAGGGCGGGGTCCTCGGTGATCCGCGATGGGGCGGCTCCAGCGTGA
- a CDS encoding indolepyruvate ferredoxin oxidoreductase family protein, with protein MTDQTPILRDYELSDRYTKTEGRVFLTGTQAIVRMALDQARRDRARGLDTRGYVSGYRGSPVGGIDLEIGKNRKIVAEAGVEFLPAVNEEFGATQMIGTQQVETDPDKTCTAVFGLWYGKGPGVDRAADALKHGNAYGASPNGGVLVVAGDDHGCVSSSMPHQSDVAFMNFFMPTINPANVAEFLTFAEWGYALSRFSGMWVGFKAISETVESGMSFALPADREFTTPTDYTPPATGLHYRWPDLPGPQIEERMEAKKHAALAFARANPIDRVEWGHDHARYGIVTTGKSHLDTLEALRLLGIDRARANEIGIDLYKVGMVWPLEGQGALRFASEKQELLVIEEKRGIIESQLKEQFYDFPGHKPERMVGKHDESGKRLIPWTRELGAVMLARIIAARLDHNFPGLGLTEKAEHIVAPPKLIEVDGATRTPYFCSGCPHNTSTKVPEGSEAMAGIGCHFMASWMNRKTSSLIQMGGEGVNWVARSKFNGNRHIFQNLGEGTYYHSGSLAIRQAIAAGTNITYKILFNDAVAMTGGQHVDGPITVEAIARSVTAEGAKRVVIVSDQPEQFRKGDFPDGITIEHRRDLDRVQRELREIPGCTVLIYQQTCATEKRRLRKRGKMEDPKKFAVINPLVCEGCGDCSVESNCLSVEPLETEFGRKRKINLNSCNKDFTCLNGFCPSFVTVEGGTLKKGAAKDSAAYERLKANLPAPVLPELGASWDILVTGVGGTGVVTVGQLIAMAANLEGKGASVLDFMGFAQKFGPVLSYIRMSATTEGVHQAKIEPSSADALIGCDLVVCSTPKASLTYRPGVTRAVVNTAIMPTGDLVQNRDADLKPGQRLQAIAQTVDAARLRTLDANALAEALVGDTVFANVMMLGAAWQAGLVPLGEDALMRAIELNGVKPDLNKAAFTWGRITIHTPDAVERIAALPVSPALTLKVMIDRRAAFLTDYQDGKWAETYRDALTGIRTAEARVMGAEGALTEAAAKGLFKLMSYKDEYEVARLHSETGFLEGLKDRFEGEFTVKHHLAPPFLPSGRDARGRPFKRAFGPWIQSGFRHLAKRKHLRGTRWDIFGYTTERRMERALIGEYRDLLTRLADGLTAENHPEASHIAAMVMEIRGYGPVKDEAAGRVRREISAAMAGFGR; from the coding sequence ATGACCGACCAGACCCCGATCCTGCGCGATTACGAACTGTCCGACCGCTATACCAAGACCGAGGGCCGGGTGTTCCTGACCGGTACGCAGGCCATCGTCCGCATGGCGCTGGACCAGGCGCGGCGGGACCGGGCGCGCGGGCTGGACACGCGCGGCTATGTCTCGGGCTATCGCGGCTCGCCGGTGGGCGGGATCGACCTCGAGATCGGCAAGAACCGTAAGATCGTCGCCGAGGCGGGGGTCGAGTTCCTGCCCGCCGTGAACGAGGAATTCGGCGCCACCCAGATGATCGGCACCCAGCAGGTCGAGACCGATCCCGACAAGACCTGCACCGCCGTCTTCGGCCTCTGGTATGGCAAGGGTCCGGGGGTGGACCGGGCGGCCGATGCGCTGAAGCACGGCAATGCCTATGGCGCCTCGCCCAACGGTGGTGTGCTGGTGGTGGCGGGCGACGATCACGGTTGCGTCTCGTCCTCGATGCCGCATCAGTCCGATGTCGCCTTCATGAATTTCTTCATGCCGACCATCAACCCGGCCAATGTCGCCGAATTCCTGACCTTCGCCGAATGGGGATACGCACTGTCGCGTTTCTCGGGCATGTGGGTCGGCTTCAAGGCGATCTCGGAAACGGTGGAATCGGGCATGTCCTTCGCCCTGCCGGCGGATCGTGAGTTCACCACCCCAACGGACTACACCCCGCCCGCCACCGGGCTGCATTACCGCTGGCCCGACCTGCCGGGGCCGCAGATCGAAGAACGGATGGAGGCCAAGAAGCACGCGGCCCTTGCCTTTGCCCGCGCCAATCCCATTGACCGGGTGGAATGGGGCCATGACCATGCGCGTTACGGCATCGTCACCACCGGCAAATCGCATCTGGACACGCTCGAGGCGCTGCGGCTGCTGGGGATCGACCGCGCGCGTGCCAACGAGATCGGCATCGATCTCTACAAGGTCGGCATGGTCTGGCCGCTGGAGGGGCAGGGGGCGCTGCGCTTTGCCAGCGAGAAACAGGAGCTGCTGGTCATCGAGGAAAAGCGCGGCATCATCGAAAGCCAGCTGAAGGAACAGTTCTACGATTTCCCCGGCCACAAGCCCGAGCGCATGGTCGGCAAGCATGACGAAAGCGGCAAGCGGCTGATCCCCTGGACCCGCGAGCTGGGGGCGGTGATGCTGGCGCGGATCATCGCCGCGCGGCTGGACCACAATTTCCCGGGTCTCGGCCTGACCGAGAAGGCCGAACATATCGTCGCGCCGCCGAAGCTGATCGAGGTCGATGGCGCGACCCGCACGCCCTATTTCTGCTCGGGCTGCCCGCATAATACCTCGACCAAGGTGCCCGAGGGCAGCGAGGCCATGGCCGGGATCGGCTGTCACTTCATGGCCAGCTGGATGAACCGCAAGACCAGCTCGCTGATCCAGATGGGCGGCGAGGGCGTCAACTGGGTGGCGCGGTCGAAGTTCAACGGCAACAGGCACATCTTCCAGAACCTCGGCGAGGGCACCTATTACCATTCCGGTTCGCTGGCGATCCGGCAGGCCATCGCGGCAGGGACCAACATCACCTACAAGATCCTGTTCAACGATGCTGTCGCCATGACCGGCGGGCAACATGTGGACGGGCCGATCACGGTCGAGGCCATCGCCCGCTCGGTGACGGCGGAAGGGGCGAAGCGCGTGGTCATCGTCTCGGACCAGCCCGAGCAGTTCCGCAAGGGCGATTTCCCCGACGGCATCACCATCGAGCATCGCCGCGATCTGGACCGGGTTCAGCGCGAGTTGCGCGAGATCCCCGGCTGCACGGTGCTGATCTATCAGCAGACCTGCGCCACCGAAAAGCGCCGGCTGCGGAAACGCGGCAAGATGGAAGACCCGAAGAAATTCGCCGTCATCAACCCGCTGGTCTGCGAGGGCTGCGGCGATTGCAGCGTGGAATCGAACTGCCTCAGCGTCGAGCCGCTGGAGACGGAATTCGGCCGCAAGCGGAAGATCAACCTGAACAGCTGCAACAAGGACTTCACCTGCCTGAACGGTTTCTGCCCCAGCTTTGTCACCGTCGAGGGCGGGACGCTGAAGAAGGGTGCCGCCAAGGACAGCGCGGCTTACGAGCGGCTGAAGGCCAACCTGCCCGCGCCGGTCCTGCCCGAGCTGGGCGCCTCTTGGGACATCCTCGTCACCGGCGTTGGTGGCACCGGGGTCGTCACCGTGGGCCAGCTGATCGCCATGGCCGCGAACCTTGAAGGCAAGGGCGCGAGCGTGCTGGATTTCATGGGCTTCGCGCAGAAATTCGGCCCGGTGCTCAGCTATATCCGCATGTCGGCCACGACCGAGGGGGTGCATCAGGCGAAGATCGAACCCAGTTCCGCCGATGCGCTGATAGGCTGCGACCTGGTGGTCTGCTCGACGCCGAAAGCCTCGCTGACCTATCGCCCCGGCGTGACCCGCGCGGTGGTCAATACCGCGATCATGCCGACGGGCGACCTGGTGCAGAACCGCGATGCCGATCTGAAACCCGGGCAGCGGCTGCAGGCGATCGCGCAGACCGTCGATGCTGCGCGGCTGCGGACGCTCGATGCCAATGCGCTGGCCGAGGCGCTGGTGGGCGACACGGTCTTTGCCAATGTGATGATGCTGGGCGCGGCCTGGCAGGCCGGGCTGGTGCCGCTTGGCGAGGATGCGCTGATGCGCGCCATCGAGTTGAACGGCGTGAAGCCCGACCTGAACAAGGCCGCCTTCACCTGGGGCCGGATCACCATCCACACCCCCGATGCGGTGGAACGCATCGCCGCGCTGCCGGTCAGCCCGGCGCTAACGCTCAAGGTGATGATCGACCGCCGTGCCGCCTTCCTGACCGACTATCAGGACGGAAAATGGGCCGAGACCTATCGCGATGCCCTGACCGGCATCCGCACCGCCGAGGCCCGCGTCATGGGCGCCGAGGGCGCGCTGACCGAGGCGGCGGCCAAGGGCCTTTTCAAGCTGATGTCCTACAAGGACGAATACGAGGTCGCGCGCCTCCACAGCGAAACGGGCTTCCTCGAGGGCCTGAAAGACCGTTTCGAGGGAGAGTTCACCGTGAAACACCACCTCGCGCCGCCGTTCCTGCCGTCCGGTCGCGACGCCCGCGGCCGCCCGTTCAAGCGCGCCTTCGGTCCGTGGATCCAGTCGGGCTTCCGGCACCTCGCGAAACGCAAACACCTGCGCGGCACCCGTTGGGACATCTTCGGCTACACTACCGAGCGCCGGATGGAGCGCGCGCTGATTGGCGAATACCGCGACCTGCTGACCCGGCTGGCGGACGGCCTGACGGCGGAAAACCACCCCGAGGCCAGCCACATCGCCGCGATGGTGATGGAGATCCGCGGCTATGGCCCGGTGAAGGACGAGGCCGCCGGCAGGGTGCGGCGCGAGATCAGCGCGGCGATGGCGGGGTTCGGGCGGTAA
- a CDS encoding Lrp/AsnC family transcriptional regulator, producing MSETDQLSDLDRRMLAILQRDASGSVADLAKATNSSSATCWRRLRALEDAGVIGPPVRLVNPEAVGRGMDVFCQIRLKAQSTAARDSFQRAMELIPAVVAIYSISGDWDYLLHLLVRDMADLEGTLMQQMLDHENVAASSTIFALRRLKRTTEVPL from the coding sequence ATGAGCGAAACCGATCAACTCAGCGATCTTGACCGGCGGATGCTGGCGATTCTGCAGCGCGATGCCTCGGGCAGCGTGGCCGATCTGGCCAAGGCGACCAACAGCTCCTCGGCGACCTGCTGGCGCCGATTGCGCGCGCTGGAGGATGCCGGCGTCATCGGCCCGCCGGTGCGGCTGGTGAACCCCGAGGCGGTCGGGCGCGGCATGGATGTGTTCTGCCAGATCCGGCTGAAAGCGCAGTCAACGGCGGCGCGCGACAGTTTCCAGCGCGCGATGGAGCTGATCCCGGCGGTGGTGGCGATCTATTCGATCTCGGGCGACTGGGATTACCTGTTGCATCTTCTGGTGCGCGACATGGCAGATCTGGAAGGCACGCTGATGCAGCAGATGCTGGATCACGAAAACGTCGCCGCCTCCTCGACCATCTTCGCGCTGAGGCGGTTGAAGCGGACGACCGAGGTGCCGCTTTAA
- a CDS encoding hemolysin family protein, whose protein sequence is MLFEITIVLALILLNGLLAMSELAIVSSRPARLRVRVDRGDHGAAVAAELAAEPGRFLSTVQIGITLVGVLSGAFSGATLGLRVGTMLRDAGVGAGVAEPLGVALVVVVITYLSLIVGELVPKQIALADPEAVASRMAPAMKLLSKVSMPLVWLLDKSGKLLLALLGQTGKGGSAVSDEEIRMIIAEAEGAGVIDKAENEMIQGVMRIADRNARGLMTATHELEIADVGESRAQILKRFRESGRSRLPLRDGKPDDIIGVLHSREVLNLPAGAEFDLRALAKPAPVIPEALPAMAVIERLKAAPGHMLLVYDEYGQFEGIITAMDILGAIAGGFDETDDDEPKMVTRDDGSYLVAGWMPVDEFAARLGLSIERSSDYDTVAGLVLERAGVLPRVGQHVTVDGWKIEVVDLDGRRIDKLLVQRAG, encoded by the coding sequence ATGCTGTTTGAAATCACCATCGTTCTTGCCCTGATCCTGCTCAACGGGCTTTTGGCCATGTCGGAACTGGCCATCGTTTCCTCGCGGCCAGCGCGTCTGCGGGTGCGCGTCGATCGCGGTGATCATGGCGCGGCGGTGGCGGCAGAACTTGCCGCCGAACCGGGGCGGTTTCTCTCGACCGTGCAGATCGGCATTACGCTGGTCGGCGTGCTGTCGGGGGCGTTTTCCGGCGCGACACTGGGCCTGAGAGTCGGCACCATGCTGCGCGATGCCGGCGTCGGGGCCGGGGTTGCCGAGCCTCTTGGCGTGGCGCTGGTCGTCGTGGTCATCACCTACCTGTCGCTGATCGTGGGCGAGTTGGTGCCGAAACAGATCGCTTTGGCCGATCCCGAGGCCGTGGCCTCGCGCATGGCCCCGGCGATGAAGCTCTTGTCCAAGGTCTCGATGCCGCTCGTCTGGCTTCTGGACAAGTCGGGCAAGCTGCTGCTCGCGCTTCTGGGGCAGACCGGCAAGGGCGGCAGCGCCGTCAGCGACGAGGAGATCCGCATGATCATCGCCGAGGCCGAGGGCGCGGGGGTGATCGACAAGGCCGAGAACGAGATGATCCAGGGCGTCATGCGCATCGCCGATCGCAATGCCCGCGGGCTGATGACCGCCACGCACGAGCTGGAGATCGCGGATGTGGGCGAAAGCCGGGCGCAGATCCTGAAACGCTTCCGCGAGTCCGGCCGCTCGCGCCTGCCGCTGCGGGACGGCAAGCCCGATGACATCATCGGCGTCCTGCATAGCCGCGAGGTGCTGAACCTGCCCGCCGGGGCCGAGTTCGACTTGCGCGCGCTGGCGAAGCCCGCGCCAGTCATTCCCGAGGCGCTACCCGCCATGGCCGTGATCGAGCGGCTGAAGGCGGCGCCGGGTCACATGCTGCTGGTCTATGATGAGTACGGCCAGTTCGAGGGCATCATCACCGCGATGGACATCCTTGGCGCCATTGCCGGCGGTTTCGACGAAACCGACGATGACGAGCCGAAGATGGTCACGCGCGACGATGGCTCCTACCTGGTCGCGGGCTGGATGCCGGTCGATGAGTTTGCCGCGCGGCTGGGGCTGTCGATCGAACGATCCAGCGATTACGACACCGTGGCCGGGCTGGTGCTGGAGCGCGCGGGCGTCCTGCCGCGCGTGGGCCAGCATGTGACCGTCGATGGCTGGAAGATCGAGGTGGTCGACCTCGACGGGCGGCGGATCGACAAGCTGCTGGTCCAGCGCGCGGGTTAA
- a CDS encoding exopolysaccharide biosynthesis protein: MDDQTSGMQPHPDSDPHLPPTEADGDSDDEIPRSRRARRPRRKRLSEVLLAIASDQSRTEITISDLMHIMEGRARAALIFLFAFPNVLPAPPGLSAVLGLPLLYLTAQMMLGRFPWLPRIVAERGISMTAFRSMIDRALPLLMRAEKLLRPRWSWMVRPLAERLLGAFALVLAVIITLPIPLANMLPAFAICVIALGVLERDGLWTGLGLVVGLASLALSGAVAYAMVKGALFLLFSAFS, encoded by the coding sequence ATGGACGACCAGACCAGCGGAATGCAGCCTCACCCGGACAGCGATCCGCATCTGCCCCCAACCGAGGCCGATGGCGACAGCGACGACGAGATCCCGCGAAGCCGGCGGGCCAGACGCCCGCGCCGCAAGCGACTGTCGGAAGTGCTGCTGGCCATCGCCAGCGACCAGAGCCGCACCGAGATCACCATTTCCGACCTGATGCACATCATGGAAGGCCGCGCCCGGGCGGCGCTGATCTTTCTGTTCGCCTTCCCGAACGTCCTGCCCGCCCCGCCGGGGCTTTCGGCCGTTCTGGGCCTGCCGCTTCTCTACCTGACCGCGCAGATGATGCTGGGTCGCTTTCCCTGGCTGCCCCGGATCGTGGCCGAGCGCGGCATTTCCATGACCGCCTTCCGCAGCATGATCGACCGCGCCCTGCCGCTGCTCATGCGGGCCGAGAAGCTGCTGCGCCCGCGCTGGAGCTGGATGGTGCGTCCGTTGGCCGAGCGGTTGCTGGGTGCCTTCGCGCTGGTGCTGGCGGTGATCATCACCCTGCCGATCCCGCTGGCGAACATGCTGCCGGCCTTCGCCATCTGCGTGATCGCGCTTGGCGTCCTTGAACGCGACGGGCTGTGGACCGGCCTTGGCCTTGTCGTCGGCCTCGCCTCGCTGGCGCTGTCGGGTGCTGTGGCCTATGCCATGGTCAAGGGCGCGCTTTTCCTGCTTTTCTCTGCCTTTTCCTGA
- a CDS encoding urate hydroxylase PuuD has translation MIPDITIIWEWIGFAIRWTHVITAIAWIGSSFYFVALDLGLLKVPGLPKGAHGEEWQVHGGGFYHINKYLVAPERMPEHLTWFKWESYATWLSGAALLMVTYWAGAELFLIDPAKMELAQWQAILISGGSLAIGWLIYDTLCKSKLGETPTVLMLLLFVALVIMGWGYDQIFTGRAALLHLGAFTATIMTANVFLVIMPNQRIVVADLKAGRAPDPKYGKIAKLRSTHNNYLTLPVIFLMLSNHYPLAFASEYNWLIAALVFLMGVTIRHYFNTMHARKGDLWWTWAVTAILFIAIMALSSLGLRQVPLEEAEARALTPTEQRFAAAEGFDDVTNYVMGRCSMCHAREPFYEGIYHAPKGVFLETPGDIARAAREIYLQAGVTDAMPPANVSFMEDAERDAIIRWYRAARGTEVAAN, from the coding sequence ATGATTCCTGACATCACGATCATCTGGGAATGGATCGGCTTCGCGATCCGCTGGACCCATGTCATCACCGCCATCGCCTGGATCGGCTCGTCCTTCTATTTCGTCGCGCTGGACCTGGGACTGTTGAAAGTGCCGGGCCTGCCCAAGGGGGCGCATGGCGAGGAATGGCAGGTCCATGGCGGCGGCTTCTATCACATCAACAAATACCTCGTCGCGCCCGAGCGGATGCCCGAGCATCTGACCTGGTTCAAATGGGAAAGCTATGCCACCTGGCTCTCCGGTGCGGCACTGCTGATGGTCACCTATTGGGCCGGGGCGGAGCTGTTCCTGATCGATCCGGCCAAGATGGAGCTGGCGCAGTGGCAGGCGATCCTGATCTCTGGCGGCTCGCTGGCGATCGGCTGGCTGATCTATGACACGCTGTGCAAATCCAAGCTTGGCGAAACGCCGACGGTGCTGATGCTGCTTCTCTTCGTGGCGCTGGTCATCATGGGCTGGGGCTACGACCAGATCTTCACCGGCCGCGCCGCGCTACTGCACCTGGGGGCCTTCACCGCCACGATCATGACCGCCAACGTGTTCCTGGTGATCATGCCGAACCAGCGCATCGTCGTTGCCGACCTGAAGGCCGGGCGGGCGCCCGATCCGAAATACGGCAAGATCGCCAAGCTGCGCTCGACCCACAACAACTACCTGACCCTGCCGGTCATCTTCCTGATGCTGTCGAACCATTATCCGCTCGCCTTTGCCAGCGAATACAATTGGCTGATCGCGGCGCTGGTCTTCCTGATGGGCGTCACCATCCGGCATTACTTCAACACCATGCACGCCCGCAAAGGCGATCTGTGGTGGACTTGGGCGGTGACCGCGATCCTCTTCATCGCGATCATGGCGCTGTCCTCGCTGGGGCTGCGGCAGGTACCGCTGGAAGAGGCCGAGGCCCGTGCCCTGACCCCGACCGAACAGCGCTTTGCCGCGGCCGAGGGGTTCGACGACGTGACCAACTATGTCATGGGCCGCTGCTCGATGTGCCATGCCCGCGAGCCCTTCTACGAGGGCATCTACCACGCGCCGAAGGGCGTGTTCCTCGAGACCCCGGGCGACATCGCCCGGGCCGCGCGCGAGATCTACCTGCAGGCCGGCGTCACCGATGCCATGCCGCCCGCCAATGTCAGCTTCATGGAAGATGCCGAGCGTGACGCCATCATCCGCTGGTATCGCGCGGCACGCGGGACCGAGGTTGCGGCAAACTGA